The window GAAGACACTCGGTACCTGGAATTTGCGGCCGATGCCGGTCCGGGCGATCTCGAACTCGCTGAGCTGGTGGATCTCCTTGCCGTCGAAGACGATTGCGCCGGAAGAGATCCGCGAGCGACCGCAGATCAGATCGAGCGTCGTGGTCTTGCCGGCTCCGTTGGGGCCGATCAGGCAGCGCAGCTCGCCCCGGTTGACCGTGAGGTCGAGGCCGTCCACGGCGACGAAGCCGCCGAAGGATACGGTGACGTCGCGCAGAGCGAGCTGCGCCTGTGCCGTGCCGGTCATGCCGCCCTCCCTGCCGGAGCGCCGGCGGTACCGACGGGGCGCGACTGCTGCGCCGCGGCCTTCCGGGCTGTGTCGCGGCGGCGCAGGCCGGAGACGATGCCGGCCAGCCCGCGCGGTATGAACAGCACGATCAGGACGAACAAGCCGCCCATTACCAGCGTCCAGGTGCTGAGGAAGATCTCCGATTCCGACAGGCTTCCCTGCACACCCGTCACCAGGAGCGCGCCGAGCATGGCGCCGAGCAAGCTCTGGCGGCCGCCGACAGCGACCCAGATGACGATGGACAGGCTGAGCGGCACGCCGAGAAAGGTCGGCGAGGCGAACTCCATCACGATCGTGTAGAGCATGCCGGCGAGGCCAGCGATCGCGGCGGAGACCGCGAAGACGAAGGTCTTGTAGCGGGCGACGTCATAGCCGAAGAAGCGGACGCGCTCCTCCTGATCGCGGATCGCCTGCAGGATCAGCCCGGTCTTCGAGCGCGTCAGCGCGAGCGCGGCGAAGAGCACCACCGTCAGGCAGGCCGCGACCAGCAGATAGGTGGAGCGGGCATAGGCGTCGAAGCTGACCCCCAGCACCTCGAAACGCGCGAGGTCGGTGATGCCGTTGAAGCCGCCGGTGTAGCTCTGCTGGTCGATGATGATCAGGTTGACCACGACCATCGCGGCCAGCGTGATGATCGCCGAATAGACGCCGGCGACACGCCCTCCGAACATGAACCAGCCGAGCAGCGCGGCGAAGGCGGCGGGAACGAGGATGCCGGCCGCGACGGCGAAGGGCAGCGACTGGAACGGCCACCAGAGCCAGGGCAGTTCGGTGACGTTGTTCCAGACCATGAAGTCCGGCAGACCCTCGGCGCCGGTATGGATCGGCACGGTCTTCAGCTTCAGCGCCATGGCCATGCAGTAGGAGCCGATGCCGAAGGTCGTCGCCTGACCGAGATTGAGGATGCCGGCATAGCCCCAGGACAGGCTCAGCGCGACGGCGAGCATGCCGAAGATCAGGTAGCGCGCGAATTTGTTGAGCAGGAAGGCGTCGTCGATGAAGGCCGGGATCAGGAGGAGCGCCAGGCAAACGGCTCCATAGATCGATAGCTGCAGGATCGGTTTGTTTGACATCGGCAAGCTTCGTTTCATGAAGGTGTCAGGCGCGGATGCGGGGCGTGAAGAGCCCCTGCGGCCGGAAGCGGATGATGACGACGACCGCGGCGAGCACGAGCGCCTTGGCGATGGTGTCGTTGCTGAGATAGGCGAGCGCGCCGGTGAGCTCTCCAAGCAGGCCGGAGCTGACGACCGTGCCGAACAGGCTCTGGACGCCGCCGACCACGACGACCATGAAGGCGTCGACGACGTAGCCCGTGCCCATCTCCGGCGAGACGCTCTTGAGCGGCGAGATCAGCGCCCCAGCCAGCCCCGCGATGCCGGCGCCGTATGCGAAAGTCAGCCGGTAGGCGCGGCCGGCATTGATGCCGAAGCTCGAGGCGATCTGGCGGTTCTGGGTGATCGCCCGCAATTGCAGGCCGATCGAGGTATGGCGGTAGACATGCCAAGTCAGGGCGAACAGCCCGAGTGCGACCGCCAGAACGAACAGGCGATAGGCGGACTCGGTGGCGCCGAGAATGTTGACGCTTCCGGAGAGTGCCGCCGGCATCTGGACATAGCGCAGTTCGCCGCCTGCCAGCAGGCGCACGATCTGCTGGGCCATGACGCCGAGCCCCCAGGTCGCCAGGATGGTGTCGAGCGGCCGGTCGTAGAGATGGCGGATGACCAGGTATTCGATGGCGAGGCCCAGCAGCGCCACGGCGACGAAGATCGGAATCAGGCTCGGCAGCAGGCCCAAGCCGAGCTGGGTTTGCAGCAGCCAGGCGCAGTAAGCCCCGAGCATCACGAACTCGCCATGGGCGAGATTGATGACGCCGGTGACGCCGTAGATGATGGCAAGACCGAGCGCGACGAGCAGCAGGATCGACGACAGGCTGAGCCCGGTCAGCAGCTGAGAAACGACGAAATCCATGACGAACCTGTCCGGAGGCGTGCAGGGCGGCCGCCTGAGGCGGCCGCCGGCGAAATCGAAAGATCAGATTTCCTTCAGTCCTTCGGCCGTGCACTTCTGGTTCGGATAGGCACTGTAGGGGTTCGGCTCGAGCCAGTTTGCCGACTGCTTCAGGATCTTGAACTGCCCGTCCGACTGGCACTGGCCGATCTTGGGATGCAGCCAGCAATGCAGGTTCTCGGGCTCGACCTTGACCAGCCCCTGAGGCGCCTGGAACTGCTCGCCCTTCAGGGCCTCGCGAATGGTGAGCGGGTTGATGTCGCCCGCCTTCAGCTTCGCCACCGCCTGCTTGAACAGATAGACTTGGAAATAGGACGATTCCGACACGAAATGCGTGACCTTGTCGGCGCCCCAGCGCTTCCGGTAGGCCTCGACGAACTTCCTGTTCTCGGGGGATTCGTGCACCATGAAATAAGGCGCCGAGGTGAAGTGGCCGGCGGCCGCATCACCGCCCATCGCCGCGACCTCGTTTTCCGAGGTGGTCAGGCTCGCCATCGGCATCGTCGCCGGGTCGAGACCGGCGGCGCGGTATTGCCGGTGCAGCGCCACGACCGAATCCCCGACCACGGTGGAGAAGATCACGTTCGGCTTCTCGGAGCGGAACTTGTTGATCACCGACGAGAATTCGGAATGTCCGAGTGGGACGTATTCCTCGGCGATCACCTCGGCGCCGAGGCTCTTCAGCAGCTTCTTGCAGTAGTTGTTCTCTTCCTTCGGGTAGATGTAGTTCGAGCCGATCATGTACCAGCGCTTGCCGAATTTCTCGACCAGCCAGGGCACGAAGTCGTCCTGCTGCTGATTGGGGACGGCGCCGGTATAGATGACGTTCTTCGAGCACTCGCGGCCCTCATAGAGCGTCGGGTAGAAATACAGGTTCGCCTGTCTCTCGAAGACCGGCAGAACCGCCTTGCGGCTGGCCGAAGTGTAGGATCCGAACACCGAGACGCATTTGTCGCTGAGCACGAGCTTGCGGGCCTTCTCGGCGAAAGTCGCGGGATCGGAGGCCGGATCCTCGACGACAGGCACGATCTTCATGCCGTTGATGCCGCCGGCGGCGTTGATCTCCTCGATCGCCATGATCGTCGCCTTGTTCAGCGACTCCTCGATGATGGCGGTGGTGCCGGTGAGAGAGAAGAGGACGCCGACCTTGATCTGCCCGCTCTGGGCATAGGCCAGCGAAGCGTTCTTCGACCAGATATGCGGGAATCCTGCGGCGGTGAAAGCACCCGCTGCGGCAGCGTGTTTGATGAATGTGCGCCTGTCGTTTTTCACCCTCTTCCCCTTTTTTCTTGCAAAAGAAAAAGCCCCGAGCGGCGCCGTCCGGATGGACGGAGTCGTTCGGGGCTTCTTCGCCTCGGAATGTGGAGTGCGGCAGCTTCGCCGCGCTAACGCGTATCGAACTGGGCCTAGAAAACAAAAAACCCCACGCTTCGCTTCCGCGACTGCGTGGGGCATCATGACCCGCTATGTGCCGACGGCGTCCTTGCCGTCTTGGAACTGTAGCAACGCTAACTAAGCAAATCATGCGAGTCAATCACGGCCGTGGCGACGGCCGCGATGGTGACGCGCTTTTCCATGGCCTGCTTACGCAGGAAGTTATAGGCCTCGTCCTCGGTCAGGTTCTTGAGCCGGATCAGCAGCACTTTGGCGCGCTCGACAACCCGCATCGTGCGCAGATTCTCATCGAGCTTCTCGATCCGGCCGCGCAGGCGCCGCTCGTACTGAAAATGCTCGCGCGCGAGCATCAGCACCGACTGGATCACCCGCGACGTGGCCGGATAGTGCAGCAGGCCGTGCGCGGCGCAGTTGTGGATGAGCTTAAGATTCAGCGGCGCCTTGCCGTCATCGACCAGGATCAGCGCCGAGGAAGGCTCGCCCGGAACCCAGGGGATGCGCTGCGGCAGGTCCACAGAGAGCGCGCAGAAGATGGCGTCGTATTGCAACGGAATCTGCGACGGCAGCGGCCAGATGTGCCGCACCGTGACGCGCTGGCGTTGCAGTTCGCGGATGAGGAATTCGCCATGGTCGTCGCGCTCGACCATCACGGCGATATTGAGTTCCGGTTCGACGGAACCCTGCCGCGCCGGTCGTTCGGAAACGGCTGCGCGGGGCTCGGCGGGATGCGGCCCGCCAGCGCGTTCGTATGCATAGCCTGACATCGCCATGAAGCTGGTCGCCTCTTCTCAGTCGCGGCCGATGGCCATTCTTGTGTGTTCAGCACAGTTCGAGCGTGCGGCCCTGTCCCATCAGATAGGGGTCGGACTTCACGCTTGTGGCGGACTGGAAGACGATATCGAACTGCCCGTTGCGGTTGGCGCGTCCGATCCGCGTCCATACATCGGCATGCCCCCAGACCGGATTGATCGAAACGCAGCCCTGCGGCGCGTCGAATTCGGCACCCATGACCCAGGAACGCAAGCAGCGCGTATCCAGCGAGTTCGTCGCCTCCAGCGACTTCGCGAAGACATTGACCTGGAAGTAGGACGATTCCAGGCACATGTTCGTTGGTTCGTCGTCGCCGTAGCGCTTGTGATAGCGGGCGACGAAATCCGAATTGCGCTCGTTCTCGACGCATTGGAAATAAGCTGCCGCGGTGTAGTGCCCTTCTCCGACATCGTGGCCCATCGCCCGGATTTCGGCCTCGGTCGTGGTCAGGCTGGCGATCGGGACTGTCTTCGGGTTCAGGCCAAGATCGTGATAGGCCTGATAGAGGAAGGTGGTGGCCTCGCCGACGACGGTCGAGAAGATGACGTCGGGCTGGGCGCGCTTGATCTCGCGCAGCAGGGGCACGAACTCGCTGCGGTCCGCTTCCAGCCGCAGATACTGCTCACCAACGACCGTGCCGCCATTGCTGCGGACGAGATCGCGCATCACCCGGTTGGATTCACGCGGATAGATGTAGTCGGAGCCAATGAAGAAGAAGCGGGTGCCGAATTGCTGCATCAGCGCGCGGCAGAGCTGCACGGAATTCTGGTTCGGTGTCGCGCCGGTGTAGATGACGTTGGGCGAAAACTCGAAACCCTCGTAGAGCGTCGGATACCAGAGCAAGCCGTCGAGCCGCTCGACCACGGGCAGGACGGCCTTGCGACTTGAAGAAGTATAGCAGCCGAAGATCGTGCTGACCCCGTCCTCGACCATCAGCCGCTTGGCATATTGCCCATAGGAGCGGGCATCCGAGCCCGGATCGTAGATCACCGGCTCGATCGGCCGGCCGTGAACACCGCCGCGATCGTTGATCTCGTCGATCGCGATCAAGGTTCCGCGCAGCTGCGTCTCCTCGATGACCGACATGAAGCCGGTCCGCGAAAACAGCACGCCCACACGCCACGGAGCGGATGTCCGCTCTGCGCAACGAACCGCTTTTTTCATCGATTATTATCTCCTCCCGCGTCCCTCAACGCGTTGGGCGGCATCTCGTTCTTTGCGCTCGCCCTGAGTAGTTCCCGCTCAGGCAACCTCTTCCGGCCATCCCCCCGCCAAACAAAAAAGCCCCCACGACCAGGGCCGAGCCCGATCGATGGAGGCAGCATCGCCTGTTATGTTTCCGCAGCCTCGTCGCTGCGCCCGAAACGCTAGTAGGAGCAATGCTAGTTTCAGAATGCCGGGAATGTCAACGAGATGTCCGCTGCGCACAGCACCTTGCTTCGACGTATAGACGGGTCAGTTGGCCTGCCTCCGGTTTCCTGACCGCTCGGAGCAGGAAAATTCCGATCTCGCAAAACGGGCTGGGGACGGAGTTGACGTTGCCCCAGTTTTTATCCGGCGCCGAGTTCGTTTCTGGCGGGGTTGGCGCCCGTTCGGGCAGGTGAAGCGACGGGCTCTGGGGCTGTGCTTATCGCATAGCGCGGCGCCAGGGCCGGCGCAGGGTGAGGGTCGAGGCGAAGCCCGCGGGCGTCTGCCAGCCGAGCTGGGGGTGAGGGCGGTCGGTGTTGTAATCGGTGCGCCAATTGGCCAATGCGGCCCGAGCCTGCGACAGGGACGAGAACAGCGTCTCGTTCAGCAGCTAATCCCTCACGCGGCCGTTGAAGCTTTCGATGAAGCCGTTCTGCATCGGCTTGCCGGGCGCGATATAGTGCCATTCGACGCAGGTCCGATCCGCCCATGCCAGGATCGCGTTGCTGGTGAACTCGCTGCCATAGTACCTTGGGAAGAGGCTCGACCGTTGGCTGACGGCGCGCGAAGCCTTGCGTAGCGCAGCGCGCCGTCACGCCGGTCATGGCCGGCCAGCAGGTCTCTAAAGTGAGGTTGTCGAGACAACACTTTGGAGCGAGGCCGACCATGGCCAAGCGCTTTTCTACTCCGACCGGCGCCGTGCTGGTAGCGATCGACATGTCCAAGCACCGCCAGGAGGTCCTGATCGAGCGGCCGGAAGGTGGTCGCCGCCGGCGGATAGCACCGCATCCTGACGCACTAATCCCGAGTTAAGGGCCGCGATGCGGTGCGTCGCAAAAGCGGGGCGGCCAGCGAGGGCAGGGCCCCGGTTCTAAGGAGACAGACAAAGCGCAGAGCCGCGCCCGGGCGGGCCAGGCGGCTCGGCAATCAGAGGTGGGTTGCGCGCCAAAACGAGCAACGCCCGCTCTCGCCGGACGTCTTCCTACGGATTACGCAATTTTTGCAACAAGGGCGCAGCGCTTCGCCTCCACCTGGATATCGATTGTCAGGTCAGAAACCCGCCGAGCAGCCCGCGCGAACCAGCAAAATTGCGGCAGTTTTTTGCAACTGCGGCAGCTTTGATTTCCCTACTGAGATCTGGCGTTCCGTCAGCGTTCACCCATGGTAGTGTCACCCAAATGCCATTACCTTAGGTCATCATATTTCGTTCGAAAGTACTGCTGCTGGGGCGGCAGGGTTGCTCGGGAGGCAGCGGAATGGCCGGAGAGTTTCAAGTAACGGGCAAGAATGGGACGGCGGCCTTCTCGCTGAAGGTGCACCGCGGCGATGGCATGGCGCTGTTGGCGATGAACTGGCGCAACGGGCAGCCTCCGCGGGATTTCGTCGGCTTTGCCATCGAGTACCGGATCCCGGGCGGAACGCGGTTCCTCGCGGTGCACAACCGGATCGCGTTTCCAGGCCCAGCCGGGGAGGTCAATCCCAACAAACTATCGTCGCGCCTGTCGCCGATCCAGAAGTTCCGCTGGGTGCATTTCCCGTTCAACGCAGAGATACCCGGCGAATACACCTACATGGTGACGCCGGTCTTCATGGATGAGGCGCAGCAGCTGAGCTACGGCGAACCGCAGACCGCGGATATCGAGCTCAGGCGCGAGACCTATCCAGGCTTGCTGAACGTGGCGTACACGCGCGGTTTTGTGTCTTCGCAGGCCTTTGTCGATCGCTATGAACGGCATGGGCCGATCGATACGCTGCTGCCGGAAAGCGCTGATGACGGGCTGGAGTTTACCCCGACCCATCCCAAGGCGGAGGATGCCCTTAACTGGATGGGTTTCGAGGGGCGGCATGCGATCTACGAGACGCTGGATGAGGCGATCGCCGATGCGAGCGCCAATGTCTACGTCGTCGCCTATGACCTCAGCGAGAAGGGGTTCGTCGACCGGCTGCGGCAGTTGGGGCCACGGCTCAAGATCATCATCGACGATGATGGCAAGCACGGCGAGCCGCATTCGGGGGAGACGCAGTCGGCGGATATCCTCATCGCTTCGGCCGGCGCCCGCAACGTCAAACGCCAGAACATGGGGAAGTTGCAGCACAATAAGATGATTGTGGTCGAAGGCGACCGAGTGAAGAAGGCGATCGGGGGGTCGACCAACTTCAGCTGGCGCGGCTTTTACGTGCAGTCGAACAATGCGATTATTCTCACAGGCGCCGAGCCGGTCCAGGTGTTCCGAGAGGCGTTCGAGGATTTTTGGGTAGAAGCCGGGTTCGCGACCAGCCGTTCGGCGAACTGGCGCGACCTCGGAATCACCGGGGTGGACGTCAAGGTGACGTTCTCGCCACACGCACCGGCGAACGCCCAGCTTAAGAAGATCGCCGACGACATCGACAGCACCAAGTCGAGCCTGCTGTTCTCGTTGGCATTCCTCTACCAGACGCCTGGGACGATCCGCGATGCGGTGAAGCGAGTCCGGGATAACGAGGCGCGCTTCGTCTACGGCATTTCCGATAAGAAGGTCGGCGGGCTCGACGTGCAGAAGCCGGACGGGAATCCGCCAGCGGTATTCCCCACCGCGTTGCTGAAGGGCAGCACGCCGGCGCCGTTCAATGTCGAGCCGGTAGGCGGTGGCGGAAATCGCATGCACCATAAGTTTGTGGTGATCGATTTCGACAAGCCAAGTGCACGCGTCTATCTTGGCTCGTACAACTTTTCCAAGGCGGCCGACGTGACCAATGGCGAGAACTTGATCCTCGCCCGGGACCGGCGGATCGCAGTGTCCTACATGGTGGAAGCGCTGCGAACCTTCGACCACTACCACTTCCGCATCGCCCTCCGGGAAGCGAAGGTCGCGGGCACTAAGCTGCAGTTGAAGCTGCCACCGGCGGACGGAGCCGACCCTTGGTACCTGAAGGACTACACGGACGTGCGGCGGATCAAGGACCGCGAGATGTTCTCGTAAGCGAGAAGGGGCGGCCGTTGGCGTAGAAGTGCCGGCCCCGCTCTATTGTGAGCGCAATGGATTCAGAGCGAAACTTCGCTGGCTGTTGGGCCGGATCAGCATGGAGTTGACCAGCTTGACGGGCAAGGTCTGCTGTCGGACATCAGACCAATGTCGGCCTCCGGCCCTTTGCTGACTCGTGGAAGGTCTGCTTCTGGGAATCCTGCTTTGAGGGGCCTAGGATTGGTCCGCGATGGGCTGATACTGTAAAAAAATCGGCATTGCTGCGACGATGAAGTCCAGATTCTGTCGTTCTCGGATGGAGCGGCGCGATGATTGGGGGAGCGGCGGATGGCATAGGGAGCGCTGTCTTGAGGATTGGCCTGTTGCCGGTTTATCAAGAACTCCGTTCGCCTCGCGTGCCCATTTATGTCGGTGTTCCAGGCAATGTCGCGACGCCCCGAGTACTTGGTGATCGTTCGATGCCCGTACGCACTTTGAGCGGCTTAAGTGCCGGTGGATCGGCGCCAGTTTCCTAAGCTTGGCGTTCTCATCCTCAAGCTGCCTCAGCCGGATTGGCGCGACGCCGATCGCCCCCGAATTGGAGGGAAGCCGGCAATGATGTAAGCGTATTACGAAAGGTTGTGCGGCTCGGCCGCAATTGAGCGGATAGGGTCGCCTCCGAGTTCGAGGGAGAACCTTCGATGCTGCGTTGGACCTTGATGGCCTCGTTGATGTTTGCGGCCCTGCCTCATCCGGCCAAAGCGGTCGGCGATCCCGCTGCGGGTGAGAAGGTTTTCCTGAAATGCCGCGCCTGTCACCAGATCGGAGAGACGGCCAAGAACGCCGTCGGGCCGAAACTGAATGGCCTTTTCGGTCGGGCGGCGGGATCGATCGAGGGCTACAGCTACTCGCCTGCCAATAAGAACTCCGGCATCACGTGGGATGAGCCTACCTTCCGAGATTACATCAAGGCGCCACAAGCCAAGATCCCGAGTACCAAGATGGTGTTTCCGGGTCTCAAGTCGGACCAGGAAATCGACGACATCCTCGCCTTCCTCAAGCAATTTGACGCGGACGGAAAGAAAAAATAGCCGGATCGGCGCTTGAATGCAGCCGCAGCCGCGTCGGCTGCGATGTGGGTTCGATTGACAACCACCGCGAGCAGGACGACAACATCAGGTGACTATGGGCTGGAGGCTTGAGTGTCCTGCAGCCCGGCTGAGAGTTTTTGCGTCAGATACGACGCGTGGTCGTCCAGGCGAACCAAAGGTTCGGCGATGGCGAACAGGAAGCAAAACTTGCAGCCCGACGGCGCGCTCGGCCGAGCCCGCGCCCAGCGGCAGCCATGTGCCGCCTCCGATCTTGTTGACCTCGATCGTTTTAAGCAATGGGCCCGTTTCGTTTCGGGCCCCAACCCCGTTTTCATATCGAAAGTGAGCTCGTTTACGTAGCGCCGAGGCGCGTTACCTGCGCCGCGGCATTGCCTGGTTCCTGTTCATGCCGCCCTCGGCAAGGATGAAAAAGGAATGGGTGTCGCGGTCGTCTTGGCTCTGGTCGTGATCGGCTCGGTGGTGTTCCACTTCCTGAGCCCGTGGTGGTGGACGCCGATCGCCTCCAACTGGGGCTATATCGACGACACCATCATCATCACGTTCTGGATCACCGGCGTCGTCTTCGCTGCCGTCGTGCTGTTCATGGCCTATTGCGTCCTCCGGTTCCGCCATCGCGAGGGCAACCGCGCGGCCTACGAACCCGAGAACAAGCGGCTGGAATGGTGGCTCGCGGTCGGGACGGGCGTCGGCGTCGCCGCCATGCTCGCACCCGGTCTCGTCGTCTGGCACCAGTTCGTCACGGTTCCGAAGGACGCTACCATTGTCGAGGTCGTCGCCCAGCAATGGCAATGGGCCTACCGGCTGCCGGGCGCCGACGGCAGGATCGGTGCCTCCGACGTCGCCCACATCACCCCCGAGAACCCGCTGGGCATCGATCCCAAGGATCCGCACGGGCAGGACGACGTCGTCATCCAGGGCGACAACCTCCACCTCCCGCTCGGCAAGCCGGTGAAGATGCTGTTGCGCGCGGTCGATGTCCTGCACAATTTCTATGTGCCGGAGTTTCGCGCCAAGATGGACATGATCCCCGGCAGCGTCACCTATTACTGGTTCACGCCAACGCGGGCCGGCACCTTCGACGTGCTGTGCGCCGAGCTCTGCGGTACCGGCCACACGTTCATGCGCGGCAATGTCGTGGTCGAGCCGGAGGGCAACTACCAGGCCTGGCTGCAGCAACAAAAAACCTTCGCCCAACTCCAGGCGCCGGTGAGGACGCAGGCGAAGAACTAGGGATCGATACGGGATCAAGCCCCGGAACAGGGGCTGCGTCCGAAGGGAGTGGGAGATGCTCCGATGGCCGACGTGACGCATGACGCAGCCGGACCGCTGTCAGCGGCCGAG is drawn from Bosea sp. Tri-49 and contains these coding sequences:
- the urtC gene encoding urea ABC transporter permease subunit UrtC, translating into MSNKPILQLSIYGAVCLALLLIPAFIDDAFLLNKFARYLIFGMLAVALSLSWGYAGILNLGQATTFGIGSYCMAMALKLKTVPIHTGAEGLPDFMVWNNVTELPWLWWPFQSLPFAVAAGILVPAAFAALLGWFMFGGRVAGVYSAIITLAAMVVVNLIIIDQQSYTGGFNGITDLARFEVLGVSFDAYARSTYLLVAACLTVVLFAALALTRSKTGLILQAIRDQEERVRFFGYDVARYKTFVFAVSAAIAGLAGMLYTIVMEFASPTFLGVPLSLSIVIWVAVGGRQSLLGAMLGALLVTGVQGSLSESEIFLSTWTLVMGGLFVLIVLFIPRGLAGIVSGLRRRDTARKAAAQQSRPVGTAGAPAGRAA
- the urtB gene encoding urea ABC transporter permease subunit UrtB encodes the protein MDFVVSQLLTGLSLSSILLLVALGLAIIYGVTGVINLAHGEFVMLGAYCAWLLQTQLGLGLLPSLIPIFVAVALLGLAIEYLVIRHLYDRPLDTILATWGLGVMAQQIVRLLAGGELRYVQMPAALSGSVNILGATESAYRLFVLAVALGLFALTWHVYRHTSIGLQLRAITQNRQIASSFGINAGRAYRLTFAYGAGIAGLAGALISPLKSVSPEMGTGYVVDAFMVVVVGGVQSLFGTVVSSGLLGELTGALAYLSNDTIAKALVLAAVVVIIRFRPQGLFTPRIRA
- a CDS encoding transporter substrate-binding domain-containing protein; the protein is MKNDRRTFIKHAAAAGAFTAAGFPHIWSKNASLAYAQSGQIKVGVLFSLTGTTAIIEESLNKATIMAIEEINAAGGINGMKIVPVVEDPASDPATFAEKARKLVLSDKCVSVFGSYTSASRKAVLPVFERQANLYFYPTLYEGRECSKNVIYTGAVPNQQQDDFVPWLVEKFGKRWYMIGSNYIYPKEENNYCKKLLKSLGAEVIAEEYVPLGHSEFSSVINKFRSEKPNVIFSTVVGDSVVALHRQYRAAGLDPATMPMASLTTSENEVAAMGGDAAAGHFTSAPYFMVHESPENRKFVEAYRKRWGADKVTHFVSESSYFQVYLFKQAVAKLKAGDINPLTIREALKGEQFQAPQGLVKVEPENLHCWLHPKIGQCQSDGQFKILKQSANWLEPNPYSAYPNQKCTAEGLKEI
- a CDS encoding ANTAR domain-containing response regulator; amino-acid sequence: MAMSGYAYERAGGPHPAEPRAAVSERPARQGSVEPELNIAVMVERDDHGEFLIRELQRQRVTVRHIWPLPSQIPLQYDAIFCALSVDLPQRIPWVPGEPSSALILVDDGKAPLNLKLIHNCAAHGLLHYPATSRVIQSVLMLAREHFQYERRLRGRIEKLDENLRTMRVVERAKVLLIRLKNLTEDEAYNFLRKQAMEKRVTIAAVATAVIDSHDLLS
- a CDS encoding transporter substrate-binding domain-containing protein; translated protein: MSVIEETQLRGTLIAIDEINDRGGVHGRPIEPVIYDPGSDARSYGQYAKRLMVEDGVSTIFGCYTSSSRKAVLPVVERLDGLLWYPTLYEGFEFSPNVIYTGATPNQNSVQLCRALMQQFGTRFFFIGSDYIYPRESNRVMRDLVRSNGGTVVGEQYLRLEADRSEFVPLLREIKRAQPDVIFSTVVGEATTFLYQAYHDLGLNPKTVPIASLTTTEAEIRAMGHDVGEGHYTAAAYFQCVENERNSDFVARYHKRYGDDEPTNMCLESSYFQVNVFAKSLEATNSLDTRCLRSWVMGAEFDAPQGCVSINPVWGHADVWTRIGRANRNGQFDIVFQSATSVKSDPYLMGQGRTLELC
- a CDS encoding phospholipase D-like domain-containing protein — translated: MAGEFQVTGKNGTAAFSLKVHRGDGMALLAMNWRNGQPPRDFVGFAIEYRIPGGTRFLAVHNRIAFPGPAGEVNPNKLSSRLSPIQKFRWVHFPFNAEIPGEYTYMVTPVFMDEAQQLSYGEPQTADIELRRETYPGLLNVAYTRGFVSSQAFVDRYERHGPIDTLLPESADDGLEFTPTHPKAEDALNWMGFEGRHAIYETLDEAIADASANVYVVAYDLSEKGFVDRLRQLGPRLKIIIDDDGKHGEPHSGETQSADILIASAGARNVKRQNMGKLQHNKMIVVEGDRVKKAIGGSTNFSWRGFYVQSNNAIILTGAEPVQVFREAFEDFWVEAGFATSRSANWRDLGITGVDVKVTFSPHAPANAQLKKIADDIDSTKSSLLFSLAFLYQTPGTIRDAVKRVRDNEARFVYGISDKKVGGLDVQKPDGNPPAVFPTALLKGSTPAPFNVEPVGGGGNRMHHKFVVIDFDKPSARVYLGSYNFSKAADVTNGENLILARDRRIAVSYMVEALRTFDHYHFRIALREAKVAGTKLQLKLPPADGADPWYLKDYTDVRRIKDREMFS
- a CDS encoding c-type cytochrome, producing the protein MLRWTLMASLMFAALPHPAKAVGDPAAGEKVFLKCRACHQIGETAKNAVGPKLNGLFGRAAGSIEGYSYSPANKNSGITWDEPTFRDYIKAPQAKIPSTKMVFPGLKSDQEIDDILAFLKQFDADGKKK
- a CDS encoding cytochrome c oxidase subunit II — its product is MGVAVVLALVVIGSVVFHFLSPWWWTPIASNWGYIDDTIIITFWITGVVFAAVVLFMAYCVLRFRHREGNRAAYEPENKRLEWWLAVGTGVGVAAMLAPGLVVWHQFVTVPKDATIVEVVAQQWQWAYRLPGADGRIGASDVAHITPENPLGIDPKDPHGQDDVVIQGDNLHLPLGKPVKMLLRAVDVLHNFYVPEFRAKMDMIPGSVTYYWFTPTRAGTFDVLCAELCGTGHTFMRGNVVVEPEGNYQAWLQQQKTFAQLQAPVRTQAKN